GTTAGCaaaccaaattcaagagttttggAACTCACCCTTCCAGAGAGAGAAATCAAGtaaagtcaagaagcatttattaaggaccagGTAGTATACTAAATTCTAATGGgtgaagaaaatatgaacatttATGTATGAGTAGATACAGTtaggataaattgaaaataatcaaatGGTGGAAGGTGCCAGCATTATAGTTTTAGAAATgatttcttgtagaagatggaaggaaggaaacaagcatttaagtacctacgATGTGCCAGGCAGTTTTCTAAGTACTTTTTTTacaataagtgctattattaatgCTTCTTTTTACAGTTCAGGAAGCTGTGGTgaacaaaaattaagtgacttatccaggagcACACCATAAGTTTTTAAGGCtagattcttcctgactctaggcccagtgctctatcctctgtgtcacTTAACTGTCTgatattttagttgggacttgacaGAAAATAGGGAAGCCAGGAaatggagatgaagaggaagatgaTTTCAGGCTTTGGgaaaagccaatgaaaatgcccagagttgggagatgaagAAGCTGGTTTAAGGAACTGGATTGCAGAATATATGGAAGAGAGTAAACTGttagaagactagaaaggcaggaaAAAGTAAGGTTACAAAGGATTTTTAAAGTCAAACTGAGGGTTTGATATTtaatcttggaggtaatagggagctgaTGCAGTTTTTTTGGAAAGACCAATGATGTGTTCAgacctgtattttaggaagatcactttgatagctgagtggaagatggattggagttaGGAGATACTCTAGCAATTCCATGTTCATTTCCTTTTGGAAGGAGCCAAAGTAAGACTCAGtataaaggagaggaaaattGTGCCAACTATTTATGGGCTCTGGTGAGTcctttgttttctgtattttctgcaaagtgaaaaaaaatctgtcctaTATCTATATAGTTTCCTTTAGCATCTGGCATGTTGAGAGCTTTTTAAGTCTCCTCTGTGTAGATATAGAAATAAGCTATCTCCTAATGTTTCTATTTGGGTGAAAGGTTATGAGAGTAAGAGATGATTTGGGATGCTACAGCCAAGGTTGAACACAGTCATCCCAGAGCCCGAGTAACTGATCCACATATGGATTatgaaaccaaggctcagagaaattaggtACTAGACACCTTGCTATGAATTGGTAAAAATGTGAGTCAATCATAAATATCACTTGTGAAAGCATATTTGTTCCCTGCCTATACTTTAATCTAGAATGAACTCAGTTTTGTTCTCATAAGGATTTTGTATAGATATGTTAGGAGCTGCTGATGCTTTCTTGATCACCTTTTCTGGTATTCATAGACTTTGGTATCTTTGCTTCTTTCAGATGTTTTGTATATTAAACTCTCTCTGCCCCTTCACTCCATGGCCAGCTTACTCTATATTTCATCTAACCTGactttttcctgtttttattctctttagtGCCATTTCTACTTTCTTTGTAAGAAAACCTGGTGTTTGAGATGTAAGGGTCCAAGTTTAGGGATTCTATTGGTCCTGATTAGAGATAATGgtttgttataatgatttttcacacatctttccagttttcttctttttgtagtCCTCCCATTTTCATTTCAGAATGCCTTTAGGTTACTTTATTGATTAACTGTCTTGACCAAAGGTTTTTCTTTAACCTGGTTTTACTCTTCAATGATTTTCTATTGTTTATGAAACTAAACTTCTCCCAAATTTGTCAATCATTGtggttttttaaatagattttacaAATTAGTCTATATTTTATGGTAGCCCTATATTATCTTAGGTAATTATCTCACTGAAGTTTGGCAAGTTATTTAGGTATTTGCAATGAAAGTGATTTCTAGACTCATTCTGTATCCTTTTTGTGACAACTAATTGTATTAGCTTAACTTCtgactaaaataattttagttgtTTTTGATATTTCAATCATCCGCTTCCTATTTTTCCTCTTAGTTAGTTGTTGAAATAGTTCAGAATTAAGTTTTTGCAATTATGCACCAtcattttctcattattattttctttttctttttaaggggtattattattatctagtcctaaattattcttaaattatctttcctctaTATGTGTGTAGGAAGTAAGTTagggatagagtaaatttcatagattagttttaagaggaaaggaggaaaatttggaaaaggatCTTGGGAATTTTTACTGGAAATTAAAGGCCACTCTGAATCTGGCTTTGAGATGGGAAGGAGTATTTTTTGCTCTGGAATTATTTTTGTGGAAAGATTAGTGATTCCTGGGATTAGAGAATTTGCCATTGGAGGGGACCTACTTTTTCCCTGAAGCACAGAGACCATCGGCTCGAGATCCATCTGTCAGAAATCCACTGGTGAAGGTAAAACCCAGAGTTTGGTCACCTAGGACTCTGGGTATCCCTAAGGACAACCCTAGGTtttaggtaagggctcaaatacatctgtgagtccttcctatttatccttttttgtaaTCCATATTAATTAGCTTAGTTTATAATCAGATAGCTGGGTTTTTTGGGTCATAGTTAGAGATAAGGAGTTAAGTATAGCTTGAGTGAATTCTCAAGGAGAAGAACTAATTCACCATGAGGTGAAAGTAGGTGGGTGGAGATTAGCTATATAACTTCAGGAAATTACctatcattttccctttatttgcattataaattaaactttgtttttaaagccAAAGGGTTTGCGCTTTACTGGCCTAGATAGTTCCTTAGGTGGGTGGTTATCATCTCCCACccatctaggaaggatttttactttatattttccaagtcagttgtttctttttttttttttttgacataatTAACTCTTTATTGTTCCAGAAGGAAAGACATGAAACAATACAATGCTACTTGGGAAATTATAATTAGGTTTTCATCCCTGGCAAATCTtatcatcaaaaacaaaacaaaacaaaacaaaacagctatCCAGTTGTGGACTTTGAAATTGTTTTAAAGGAGAATTCAAAGGACAAAATCATGCATTTTACCTCCTGTGAACTTCTCTACCTCTTCTTTGGCCATGAACTCTTCCCctatccacagatctgacaggtaatttcttccataatccactattttgcttctgatattatatctatatcataAACATTTTGAGCTTACTTTGATACAGTATGACATATTAGTCTATGCCTCACTTCTGCCagataattttccagtttttccaacatttttgccaagtagtgagttcttgccccaatAACTagaatctttgtgtttatcaaatacTGTACTCATTTGAATCTGTATACATaagtttttcacattttaaaacagTTCCTTGAATTTTAAGTGCAAACActaaaaaaagtattaataattttCTGAGTCTTTCATATTTATTGAAACACTAGTATACAACACTAGAGTATGATTTTTTTGCACATTCAGTAGCTCaaatgcaaaattattttaacttaagttaaaatataatacatCTCTGTGGAAAACAATATAGATTTCTGAAAGCAAAGATTGAAATTAATCTTTCCAATTTCACTTTCCAGTCTATTATTACTCAAGATGTTCATGTTCTTGTCCTGGAATGAGCCATCGAATACTTTCAGTCCGAACGGTAGCATACAtaataaaactaattaaaaagaataaagaaaatacaagCAACCAATCCACACTTTTCACCAATGTGCTGGGAAGAGGGCCTATTTGGTCATCTTTGGTCACTACCACATCATTTCTGGCTTCTATCCCTGTCTGATTAAAAATGAAGGCTTTTAGAGTTTCCAGAGTCCAATCTGTATGATTAAATCTCGCCATTGGTTTAGCTCCTTGAAATAGCAAGATGTTGGGAACCGCAACAGTACCAAACCGGGTGGACAGACTGCTGTGCTGAGAAGCATCCAATGccaaaaaatgaagagatggaaaTGCTCGTGGTAAAGAATTAAAATGTGGGGCCAGACTGGCAGAGAAGCGACACCAAGGAGTATAAAATAAGACTAATGTACAATCACTACTGTTTGGGTTTAAAAATTCCATCAGGTCCTGTGAAACATTTAGAATTTGTAAAGTGAAACTTTCTAAGCCAGTAACATTTCTCTCCTCACAATTCACCTTTGGAGTCTTTACATTGTCTGTACTATTGGAATCTTCTTTAGATGATGGACTTGTGGGCACAGCTTCAAGAACCAAATTATATTCTTCTCCTTTATCAGGAATATTTGTTCCAGATGTAGTTAGAGAAAAAAGGCTCTCTTGGATATTGCATTTAGAGCCTTCAACTCCAGCATCACAAATGCCAGTATTGAGGTCTGAAATTTGcctatcttttgtctcttctgGAAACACAGACATTAAATGATCACCATTCACTTCATTTCCCAGGGCTGCATAAACAGCTTCACCAGTGTTGTACAATTCTGTCTGACTAAGATCATGTTGTTCATTACTTAAATAGACAGCCTCTGGACCAAGAGGTACTTCAGTTTCAGTGTGTCCCTGCTTTTCAGACACTGAGACTTCATTCTCCTCGACTAGGCCGAGCGTCACAGGCCACAGAACCCCCAGCAGCAGAAACCACCACGGGAGGAGCCGCATAGCGGCGGCGCTGCGCAGCCGCCACACAGCCCAAGTCAGTTGTTTCTAATATCAAGTAActtacatttccttctatttaaaaaaaatcttggcttTGTTCTgatatttcttgctgtctcatggagTCACTGATTTCTATTTCATCTAGGATAATTTTCAGAGTCTTTTTCTTGGGTAAAGTCTGAaactttcttttctactttttctttcctcagaagcacttattttattttattcattacttTATTGTGGGTATTGATGTTGTCGTCTAGAAAATccattattttttgctttgagttACTGCTTGTAGTTATAGATTTACTTATTCCTTCTTTTGGGGATCTCTAAATTTACAgtaattcttttttctaaatgacattttctttgatttactgATCTGTTCAGCTTCAGTTCCTTGTTTGGGATTTCATGCAAGAGACAAGCTCTACCTTCCCTGCTTTATTTGAGTAGTGCAGTTTGCTCTTTTCAGCCTTATTCTGGTTTCCTATGTTCCTGGGCTGATCTGAATCTTCAGGGGTTagaattttttagatttttaagatTTGAAGCTGTTGGTTTTCAGAGTGATTCATGGAATCtcaggatagagtgctggaactTTAGAGCCCTTGGTCACCTGAAATGTCCAAACTTAATCACTGCTGCTCTTATCACTCTTATAGTAGTTTCTAAGATACCCAATCTGTGGTTTTTCTACCCTTTTTAGCCTCCCTGGAATTTGGAGCAGTGGAAGGGGAAGGCCTCTGCTCTTGATGCCTTCAAACATAGAGCCTTCTAGAGTATATATGTTTCTGGTCCATCTCTGGCGGTACTAGGAGACTGCTGGCTTATTTGTCTACACCTGTGTTAGTTTTATTAGTGTCCCCCTTTTCCTATTTCCCATGGGCTTCTGGCTGGCTTTATGTTAAATTCTCTGTAAGAATAAATTACTCTAGTTTTTCggtgaattttttttatcatcattctTTGGGAAAATTTCAGGTTTTGCTGGAAAATATAGCAACTAGGAATACTGCCTCCCATTCAGGTAACCATCTTGGCCAGAAGTTTTCtgattcatttataaaaagaatatgAAGTTTGATAAGATTTATGCATTCCAGCAACATGTTCACTTATTTATTGGTCATTAGATAGAGATCTCATGTTTAGAGTACCAATAgtaaaattaatgtttattggtATTCTAAAAACTGGATGATTCTGAGAACCCTTTACCTCTGTAGTGAAGAAATTAGGATATTGATtcattattgattaaaataagatatttaataaagaGATCTCTGAGGGTGCAGGAAAGGCAGAGGGCTGAGCATGAGACCAGAACTTAGAAGGAGGAGCACAGAAAAGTTCTGTCAGTTGGTGAAGTCCTCTCAATGAGTCACTGACTGACATGGGgtctctcactcactcactcactcactggGCTTTGATGGGTGAGCTGGCTTTCTCTGGCTGCTGGTGGAGACAAGCATCTGTGACTTTACTCTTGGCtggtggaagggaagagagaccTCTGAATCCCATCTGAAGAGGGTTTCCACTTTTCTGATTGAGAGAAGTCATCTTTAAGAAGAAGCTGACATATCTGCTTTTCTGGATAATAGttttggagaaggagaaagattgaAGCTGTTTTCTAGTCTCTGGGCAATACCAGGGTGACTGAATTGTCAGTTAGCAACTGCCATCTTGGCTGATTGAATTTATATGTGGTTGGAGACTCTCTTTatcaaattaagttaattaaataaggaTTTATAGGTAGATTTatagtcagatagtgttttggggttttttagtaagtgctaggcagtttTAGTGCAGTCGGAAGAAACGAAGGTTCTGTTGTGAGACAGACATAGAAAGTGGGTGGAAAGTTAGTTCCCTGTTAGTTTAAGACTTTCCCTGTTATTAATccttatttctatattaactaacataaataaatagctatatatatgtatagatagatagatagatagatagatagatagatagatagatagatagatagatagatagatagtttgtCTCCAAGAACCTTCAATGCTGACCCAGGGAAAGGAAGTCATCCCTGACTTTCTTTCAGAGAGGAGAGTTAAAAGATACTTTGTGATGGAAATATGTCTCAATcaacaacacatgtaaaacccagtggaattgcacattgaccatgggaggagggtgggagaaggggagggaaagaacatgaatcatgtaaccatggaacatttttcttaatcaataaaaaaagatacTCTGTGAACACCAAAGTATCTTATCACATCATCCTTCTCCTAACTCCAATTTATTAACATTATTTCTTCACCTATTTCCCATCACTTTGGGACTATCTCTGCAGAAATAAAAGAGGGTCACATAGGATTGAGAGACAatttctattctcttctcttttatggATTCTCAAAGccaaatattaaatgtaattatatacttataaatatatacattcatatattttcacacaaacatatacacatacacatgtgtgctCATGCACATATGTGAATCATGTATGTGTATAATCTTAGTAGATGGAATTCCAGTTCatgtctttctaattctttcacaCACAGATTCATTTGTAGCACATATGTAGACACATGCCTAGAAAGTTATAAAATTCTATACTGGAGCACACAAACATGAAAGCATAATTCACGTCATCTTTATAGGGTTTACATGAATAGATGATTACATTGCCAGATGGCCAAACTACTTATTGATGATGTGACTACTTGTAGTTAACTCAATTGACCCTTGGAAAGCTATTGGATTCACCTTCATCTCATGGTGACATACTGGAATAGAACTTTGGGGAGGAGACTACTTAGttgaacattattttaaaaagttttattaatgtctttatttttataccattCATTTCCTCATATCAGTCCCCTAGCATTAAAACTTCCTATGTACCAAACAATCAATTAAGAAAAACTAATGACAAAATTGCATCTTATATCAAAGGCAACATTTCACTCCTGTGGTCTCTCACCTTTCTCTGAGTGAAGGGAAATGTATTCTATCATCTATGTTCTTTATGACCAAGATTGGATATTGCAATTAATATGAGTGTGGCTGCTTTTCAGTGTTGtttctattatattattagaGCCATTGTGTATATGGATGTtccaatttttcatattttctttattttagtcCATAcagattttcatatttttctctgccttccattcaccatttcttatagaaagGTAAAAGTACATTATCAAGGTACTGGGATAATAATAGAGATTAGATTTGTGATTTGAGGGGCATAACAATTgtctggatgaggaaactccttttaccaatgtAAGTTGGtattttctctgcaatttatggtcttaaaaattaaataaagtaaaGATATGAAACACCTAGTCCTCGGGTCTCATTGCATATCATAATACCCACTAGTGCAGCATGAATCTTATTAAAATACATTTGGgagaaatttaataatataaataaaagtaaaatataacaaaaataatactaatatcttcttttctaagtcattatgtgctcacagggatccttatataaCATTTAATAGCCCTAATTTTATTAGAATTTGACACCATTACTATAGAGAGCaccaagaaattaaatgactttttcagggtcacagtCATTATATGTCAGAAGTAGGACTAGAACCCAGTTCTTTCTGGCTTTAGGTTTGGCTCTTTATTCAATATACCATGCTACTTCTCCATtattacattcaaatataatttgttttcagctgttttccaattaatttattcCCACTTCCTCCATCCTTTTGTCTTTGGctaataaaaaagttttataatgaGTGTTTTGGTTTGCAGAGAAATCTTTCTGTTATTGACTTTTTTGAGGCAAATGACCATGTTATTCAACCAGGtagtatagggcagtgatgggcaaactttttaaagatggggccaaaggaaaggaaatcctcatctgttggtctgtttctaaggcaactctttcaaagtttcattgtattgtatcctattcattatatttgtcagattaggaatgatgttgcatggccagatagaacatttcagggggccgcagtttgcccatcactggtataggggatAAAATTCTGGACATAGTCAGCAAGACCTGGATTTCAATTATTACCTATATGACGTTGTGGCAAGTAATTTTATTTCTAGCTTTagctttctcatctctaaaatgggaataataatatcatcttcttattcatttgttttgagaatcaaatgagctaattCATGAAAAATTTTGTAGACATTAAAGAGCTAGATATATACTAATTAGTATTTtaagaaggacaaagaaaaacTAGAGGATGTATAGAGAAGGGCAATGAGAATAAGAAGACCTGAATCCATGCCATCTGAGCCTGTGTTGAAATAGATCATTATATTTCACCAATAGCAGGGGTTGGAAAACTATAGCCTGCACGCCAAATCCATCTTGTGGTCCACTTTTGTATAGTCTATGAGCtaagaatacatttttaaattaacgcatatttaaaaatataaaatctggagttccgggttaagatggcggcagagtaagaagcagctcttaacctctcctgaccaaaacacacaaaactcctcaaggggacataaagcaagtccagacgaacggaggaaccccacaacagggcacagcgtggaaggtacgtggaatcgagacatttccaggctataaagggctctcactaaatctcgggctgagcaaccaccccacccccaccccctccacacacaaaatctatagctctgaagccagctaaaaagaaatagagcaagtttggggcacccatcgagtcagtggcagctccggggcctgttcctgagagcagcaagatttaggaccccaataagccagagaatgcaagcgaaatctgagcgtgagggcagagagtggacgcccagtgcagagcgcacaggcactggaggaggcgtgggtggaggcagacacagccaggaactaaagctctgaaaacctgagtggggaaccagtgcagacgggtatacgactgtggaagcagcgccctgagacttgtaaaggaacctcctgcagaggatcaagcaagggggtccactagggggcttgaccttggaaaaaaccagaactcagacctcaggaaccaatagacctcagacagacactgagcgcgaggataaacctgagaagctgctgggctaatgatggctacccagcctTAGGatactcagaagagaaagaataacaacaagaaaaagaagcctttaacactcgacaacttttacacagagaaaatccagacaatggagcaaacagaggaggagaacaaacaagcatccagaccctcctcaaataaggaaaactcctcacaagctatgcaagagttcaaaactgagattttgaggaaaatggaagagatctggcaagaaaataactgtttaaaaggtaaaatcttgcaattgaacaccagaaatgaccagattgaaaaggaattccagaagattatggccgaaaaccgaaagattatagccgaaaatcaatccctaaaggctagaatcNNNNNNNNNNNNNNNNNNNNNNNNNNNNNNNNNNNNNNNNNNNNNNNNNNNNNNNNNNNNNNNNNNNNNNNNNNNNNNNNNNNNNNNNNNNNNNNNNNNNNNNNNNNNNNNNNNNNNNNNNNNNNNNNNNNNNNNNNNNNNNNNNNNNNNNNNNNNNNNNNNNNNNNNNNNNNNNNNNNNNNNNNNNNNNNNNNNNNNNNNNNNNNNNNNNNNNNNNNNNNNNNNNNNNNNNNNNNNNNNNNNNNNNNNNNNNNNNNNNNNNNNNNNNNNNNNNNNNNNNNNNNNNNNNNNNNNNNNNNNNNNNNNNNNNNNNNNNNNNNNNNNNNNNNNNNNNNNNNNNNNNNNNNNNNNNNNNNNNNNNNNNNNNNNNNNNNNNNNNNNNNNNNNNNNNNNNNNNNNNNNNNNNNNNNNNNNNNNNNNNNNNNNNNNNNNNNNNNNNNNNNNNNNNNNNNNNNNNNNNNNNNNNNNNNNNNNNNNNNNNNNNNNNNNNNNNNNNNNNNNNNNNNNNNNNNNNNNNNNNNNNNNNNNNNNNNNNNNNNNNNNNNNNNNNNNNNNNNNNNNNNNNNNNNNNNNNNNNNNNNNNNNNNNNNNNNNNNNNNNNNNNNNNNNNNNNNNNNNNNNNNNNNNNNNNNNNNNNNNNNNNNNNNNNNNNNNNNNNNNNNNNNNNNNNNNNNNNNNNNNNNNNNNNNNNNNNNNNNNNNNNNNNNNNNNNNNNNNNNNNNNNNNNNNNNNNNNNNNNNNNNNNNNNNNNNNNNNNNNNNNNNNNNNNNNNNNNNNNNNNNNNNNNNNNNNNNNNNNNNNNNNNNNNNNNNNNNNNNNNNNNNNNNNNNNNNNNNNNNNNNNNNNNNNNNNNNNNNNNNNNNNNNNNNNNNNNNNNNNNNNNNNNNNNNNNNNNNNNNNNNNNNNNNNNNNNNNNNNNNNNNNNNNNNNNNNNNNNNNNNNNNNNNNNNNNNNNNNNNNNNNNNNNNNNNNNNNNNNNNNNNNNNNNNNNNNNNNNNNNNNNNNNNNNNNNNNNNNNNNNNNNNNNNNNNNNNNNNNNNNNNNNNNNNNNNNNNNNNNNNNNNNNNNNNNNNNNNNNNNNNNNNNNNNNNNNNNNNNNNNNNNNNNNNNNNNNNNNNNNNNNNNNNNNNNNNNNNNNNNNNNNNNNNNNNNNNNNNNNNNNNNNNNNNNNNNNNNNNNNNNNNNNNNNNNNNNNNNNNNNNNNNNNNNNNNNNNNNNNNNNNNNNNNNNNNNNNNNNNNNNNNNNNNNNNNNNNNNNNNNNNNNNNNNNNNNNNNNNNNNNNNNNNNNNNNNNNNNNNNNNNNNNNNNNNNNNNNNNNNNNNNNNNNNNNNNNNNNNNNNNNNNNNNNNNNNNNNNNNNNNNNNNNNNNNNNNNNNNNNNNNNNNNNNNNNNNNNNNNNNNNNNNNNNNNNNNNNNNNNNNNNNNNNNNNNNNNNNNNNNNNNNNNNNNNNNNNNNNNNNNNNNNNNNNNNNNNNNNNNNNNNNNNNNNNNNNNNNNNNNNNNNNNNNNNNNNNNNNNNNNNNNNNNNNNNNNNNNNNNNNNNNNNNNNNNNNNNNNNNNNNNNNNNNNNNNNNNNNNNNNNNNNNNNNNNNNNNNNNNNNNNNNNNNNNNNNNNNNNNNN
The window above is part of the Gracilinanus agilis isolate LMUSP501 chromosome 4, AgileGrace, whole genome shotgun sequence genome. Proteins encoded here:
- the LOC123245387 gene encoding thioredoxin domain-containing protein 15-like: MRLLPWWFLLLGVLWPVTLGLVEENEVSVSEKQGHTETEVPLGPEAVYLSNEQHDLSQTELYNTGEAVYAALGNEVNGDHLMSVFPEETKDRQISDLNTGICDAGVEGSKCNIQESLFSLTTSGTNIPDKGEEYNLVLEAVPTSPSSKEDSNSTDNVKTPKVNCEERNVTGLESFTLQILNVSQDLMEFLNPNSSDCTLVLFYTPWCRFSASLAPHFNSLPRAFPSLHFLALDASQHSSLSTRFGTVAVPNILLFQGAKPMARFNHTDWTLETLKAFIFNQTGIEARNDVVVTKDDQIGPLPSTLVKSVDWLLVFSLFFLISFIMYATVRTESIRWLIPGQEHEHLE